A single Lolium perenne isolate Kyuss_39 chromosome 6, Kyuss_2.0, whole genome shotgun sequence DNA region contains:
- the LOC127305675 gene encoding transcription termination factor MTERF4, chloroplastic — protein sequence MLPLARAAFRRLSPASSTAAASDVRLLLLAPLSSKSSAAAPPEYQMPSVTWGVIQGRKERLVSRVLALDFLRSAGVSDPAGELEAVELPSSLDVLQERLDFLLRLGLSTDDLSAYPFLLACSLRKNIIPVLSYLEKLGVTRARLAAFVRAYPACLHASVAVDLAPIVKALRGLDVDREDIPRVLERYPDVLGLKPDGTISTSVAYLVGIVGVAPRDIGPMVTHYPFFLSMRVGTTIKPLCDYITSLGLPMRILARIIEKRPYILGYDLEETVKPNVEALLSFGIRKEVLPLVIAHYPSILGLPLKVKLAAQQYFFNLKLKIDPDGFARAVEKLPQLVSLHQNVILKPVEFLRGRGITDEDVGRMLVRCPQILLLRNELMKNSFYFFKSELKRPISELLEFPEYFTYSLESRIKPRYMRVASKGIRCSLDWFLNCSDQRFEERMRGDFIEGDAPGPSFTMGGKLQMPGNQLVSDDDNEDSDDEVLYRRTVML from the coding sequence ATGCTCCCCCTCGCCCGCGCGGCCTTCCGCAGACTCAGCCCAGCATCTTCTACCGCGGCAGCGTCAGATgtgcgcctcctcctcctcgcgccgctcTCCTCCAAGTCGTCGGCGGCCGCGCCGCCGGAGTACCAGATGCCGTCGGTGACGTGGGGCGTAATCCAGGGCCGCAAGGAGCGGCTCGTGTCCCGCGTGCTGGCGCTCGACTTCCTCCGCTCCGCCGGCGTCTCCGACCCGGcgggcgagctggaggccgtggaGCTGCCCTCCTCCCTCGACGTGCTGCAGGAGCGCCTcgacttcctcctccgcctcggcctctcCACCGACGACCTCTCCGCCTACCCGTTCCTGCTCGCCTGCTCGCTCCGCAAGAACATCATCCCCGTCCTCTCCTACCTCGAGAAGCTGGGCGTCACGCGCGCGCGCCTCGCCGCCTTCGTCCGCGCCTACCCGGCCTGCCTCCACGCCTCCGTCGCCGTCGACCTCGCCCCCATCGTCAAGGCGCTCCGCGGCCTCGACGTCGACCGCGAGGACATCCCGCGCGTCCTCGAGCGCTACCCCGACGTCCTCGGCCTCAAGCCCGACGGCACCATCAGCACCTCCGTCGCCTACCTCGTCGGCATCGTCGGGGTCGCGCCGCGGGACATCGGTCCCATGGTAACTCACTACCCGTTCTTCCTCAGCATGCGCGTTGGCACCACCATCAAGCCCTTGTGCGACTACATCACATCCCTCGGGCTGCCCATGCGGATTCTCGCGAGGATTATTGAGAAGCGGCCGTACATTCTCGGCTATGATCTCGAGGAGACCGTCAAACCGAATGTCGAGGCGTTACTCAGCTTCGGCATTCGGAAGGAGGTGCTGCCGCTTGTCATTGCGCATTACCCATCTATTCTTGGCTTGCCTCtgaaagtgaagcttgcggcgcagCAGTACTTCTTCAACTTGAAGCTCAAAATCGACCCTGATGGGTTTGCCCGAGCTGTCGAGAAGCTGCCGCAGCTCGTGAGCTTGCATCAGAACGTGATACTGAAGCCCGTGGAGTTCCTCCGTGGACGGGGGATTACCGATGAGGATGTTGGGCGGATGCTGGTCCGGTGCCCGCAGATTCTTCTGCTGCGGAACGAGCTCATGAAGAACAGTTTTTACTTCTTCAAGAGTGAGCTCAAGCGCCCGATAAGTGAACTGTTGGAATTCCCAGAGTACTTTACATATAGCTTGGAGTCGAGGATCAAGCCTAGGTACATGAGAGTTGCAAGCAAGGGGATTAGATGTAGCTTGGATTGGTTTCTCAACTGCAGCGATCAGAGGTTTGAGGAAAGGATGCGGGGGGATTTTATTGAAGGGGATGCACCAGGACCTTCATTTACAATGGGCGGGAAGCTTCAGATGCCTGGCAACCAGTTAGTGTCAGATGATGATAACGAGGATAGTGATGACGAGGTGCTATATAGGCGGACAGTCATGCTCTAG